In Shewanella sp. VB17, a single genomic region encodes these proteins:
- the glnL gene encoding nitrogen regulation protein NR(II) — MDLKYLFNSLVTAVVVIDNNLKLCFANAAAEQLLGVSSHRLTEHFLIDYVQILGVNLDLLTNSIKDNQGLTVNTASLVTLDSQHHTVDLTLTPLEQNQGLALLELRQVDQQRRIHQQLTLDAQQQAAQYLVRNLAHEIKNPLGGLRGAAQLLSRELHDPQLNEFTDLIIEQADRLRNLVDRLLGPQKPTQHSPHNIHQVIQKVLNLVTMELPPNILLEQDYDPSIPDIQMDPEQLQQAILNIVQNAVQALDIQGGKILIKTRTQHQITIGKDRHKIVLALSVIDNGPGIQAELLDTLFYPTVTSRDNGSGLGLSISHNFARLHGGRIDCQSTSNRTEFTILLPIEHK; from the coding sequence ATGGATCTAAAATACCTGTTTAATAGCCTTGTCACAGCAGTCGTCGTCATCGATAACAATCTCAAGCTTTGCTTTGCAAACGCTGCTGCAGAACAATTGCTAGGTGTGAGTAGCCACCGATTAACTGAACATTTCCTCATCGACTATGTTCAAATTCTTGGTGTTAACTTAGATTTATTAACCAATTCAATTAAAGACAATCAGGGGCTAACGGTGAACACAGCCTCATTAGTCACCTTAGATAGCCAACATCATACTGTTGATTTAACATTAACACCCTTAGAGCAAAATCAAGGTTTAGCATTATTAGAACTGCGCCAGGTCGATCAACAACGCCGCATTCATCAACAATTGACTCTCGATGCACAACAACAAGCCGCGCAATATTTAGTCCGTAATCTAGCACATGAAATTAAGAATCCATTAGGGGGATTACGAGGCGCTGCTCAACTGTTATCGAGAGAGCTTCATGACCCCCAGTTGAATGAATTTACGGACTTAATAATTGAGCAGGCTGATAGACTTAGAAATTTAGTCGATCGCTTACTAGGGCCACAAAAACCAACTCAACATAGCCCACATAATATTCACCAAGTCATTCAAAAAGTTCTTAATCTGGTCACTATGGAGCTCCCCCCAAACATTTTATTAGAGCAAGACTATGATCCTTCCATTCCTGATATCCAGATGGATCCTGAGCAACTCCAACAAGCTATCCTAAATATCGTTCAAAATGCTGTACAGGCACTGGATATTCAAGGTGGGAAAATACTGATCAAAACTCGTACCCAGCACCAAATAACGATAGGAAAAGATAGACATAAAATAGTATTAGCGCTTTCCGTTATCGATAACGGCCCAGGCATACAAGCTGAATTATTAGATACTCTATTTTATCCGACTGTAACCAGTAGAGACAATGGCTCAGGATTAGGTTTATCTATCTCACATAATTTTGCAAGATTACATGGAGGAAGAATTGATTGTCAATCTACCTCTAACAGAACTGAATTCACCATTTTACTCCCCATTGAACATAAATAA